The nucleotide sequence TGCGATCGGTGCGCCGGTCTTGTTCGGCCGGGCAAGCGTGGTCTTCGCACGCCTGGTGGTGCCAACAGCCGAGCTGTTGGCACTGCACTCCGAGGTACACCGGTTGTGTGCTCCCTATCTGGACCCGGCGCCGATGCCGAATAGCCTGCCCGGGCATTGGACCGGCCATGTCACCCTGGCCCGGCGGGTCGGTGGGGCCCAGCTGGGGCGGGCACTGCGGATTGCCGGCCGCCCCGCACAAATCAATGGCAGTTTCGCCGGCCTGCGCCGCTGGGACGGGAACAAACGCGCTGAGCAACCGATCACATGACGGTGCTCAGCAAGGTGAAATCACAGCACAGCGCGCGGTGGGCTACCGCGTCAGGTTTGTGCAGCCGTGCACGGCTACCCTAAGTTGGCAGTTCTGTGCTCGACAGGCTCGGGCCAGACCACAGATTTTGACGAAGACCAGGGGAGTACTTGGTGACTCAGGCGGCTACTCGACCCAGCAATGACGCCGGCCAGGATGGCGTGACCGAACCAGACATTCTGGCCGTGGCGCGGCAGCAGGTGCTGGAGCGTGGGGAGGGCTTGAATCAGGAGCAGGTCCTGCAGGTCCTGCAGCTATCGGAGGACCGCCTGGAAGAACTGCTGGCGCTGGCCCATGACGTCCGGATGCGCTGGTGCGGCCCCGAGGTCGAGGTCGAGGGCATCATCAGCCTAAAGACCGGTGGCTGCCCGGAGGATTGCCACTTCTGCTCGCAATCGGGCCTGTTCAGCTCGCCGGTACGCAGCGCCTGGTTGGACATCCCCAGCCTGGTCGAGGCGGCCAAGCAGACGGCCAAGTCCGGCGCTACCGAATTTTGCATCGTGGCGGCGGTCCGCGGTCCCGATGCCAGGCTGCTGTCCCAGGTCGCCGCGGGCATCGAGGCGATTCGAAACGAAGTCGAAATCAACGTCGCCTGCTCGCTGGGCATGCTGACCGCCGAGCAGGTGGAACAGCTCGCGGCGATGGGTGTGCATCGCTACAACCACAACCTGGAGACCGCTCGCTCGTACTTCACCAACGTCGTTACGACGCACACGTGGGAGGAGCGCTGGCAGACGCTCACGATGGTGCGCGACGCCGGCATGGAGGTGTGTTGCGGCGGCATCCTCGGTATGGGGGAGACGCTGGAGCAGCGCGCCGAATTCGCCGCCAACCTGGCCGAGCTGGACCCCGACGAGGTCCCGTTGAACTTCCTCAACCCCC is from Mycobacterium marinum and encodes:
- the bioB gene encoding biotin synthase BioB, which translates into the protein MTQAATRPSNDAGQDGVTEPDILAVARQQVLERGEGLNQEQVLQVLQLSEDRLEELLALAHDVRMRWCGPEVEVEGIISLKTGGCPEDCHFCSQSGLFSSPVRSAWLDIPSLVEAAKQTAKSGATEFCIVAAVRGPDARLLSQVAAGIEAIRNEVEINVACSLGMLTAEQVEQLAAMGVHRYNHNLETARSYFTNVVTTHTWEERWQTLTMVRDAGMEVCCGGILGMGETLEQRAEFAANLAELDPDEVPLNFLNPRPGTPFGDLEVLPAGEALKAVGAFRLALPRTMLRFAGGREITLGDLGAKRGILGGINAVIVGNYLTTLGRPAEADLELLEDLQMPLKALNASL
- a CDS encoding 2'-5' RNA ligase family protein; the encoded protein is MVHSIELVFDRDTEAAVRRIWEELAGAGIPSQAPASRPHVTMAVADRISSEVDELLSPVAATLPLSCAIGAPVLFGRASVVFARLVVPTAELLALHSEVHRLCAPYLDPAPMPNSLPGHWTGHVTLARRVGGAQLGRALRIAGRPAQINGSFAGLRRWDGNKRAEQPIT